The following proteins come from a genomic window of Papaver somniferum cultivar HN1 unplaced genomic scaffold, ASM357369v1 unplaced-scaffold_65, whole genome shotgun sequence:
- the LOC113343624 gene encoding LOB domain-containing protein 4-like, translating into MTVKGGTSQACAACKYQRRKCSNECPLKPYFPADQPKMFQNAHRLFGVSNILKIINPLPPNLKSEAMRSIIYQSNIRDKHRVHGCIAIIEQLNFQYHQAKLEIDAVNAQLAICRQQYNQLSPAVPPSESSPSSQLQLGMGGPSNNNAMPLLTQHPFQMFDAIDNGNSNLTYNSSLDYIDNKDNKDNMMNPLWPQQPYMDNNNSNNSMVTHHQPQFMGQPIPLQQLSLSDAPQDYDEMPTLFDTIDDRQSFIGSKDPYESSPESSPKDTKESIEHISENELRNAAAGLSLTSVN; encoded by the exons ATGACAGTCAAAGGTGGCACGAGCCAAGCCTGCGCTGCGTGCAAGTATCAGCGTCGAAAATGCTCGAACGAATGTCCTCTGAAGCCGTATTTCCCTGCTGATCAACCTAAAATGTTCCAAAATGCTCATAGGTTATTTGGTGTGAGTAATATTCTGAAAATTATTAATCCACTTCCACCAAACCTAAAATCGGAAGCAATGCGGTCAATCATTTATCAATCAAATATTCGCGATAAGCATCGAGTTCATGGTTGTATTGCCATCATTGAACAACTTAATTTCCAATATCACCAAGCTAAACTCGAAATTGATGCTGTTAATGCTCAGCTCGCTATATGTCGTCAACAGTACAATCAACTTTCTCCAGCAGTGCCTCCTTCGGAGTCTTCTCCTTCATCTCAGTTGCAGTTAGGTATGGGTGGACCGAGTAACAACAATGCTATGCCGCTATTAACTCAGCATCCGTTTCAGATGTTTGATGCTATTGATAATGGAAACAGTAATCTTACTTATAATTCTTCGTTAGATTACATTGACAACAAGGATAACAAGGATAACATGATGAATCCATTATGGCCACAGCAACCATACATGGATAACAACAATAGCAATAACTCCATGGTTACTCATCATCAACCACAATTTATGGGACAACCTATTCCTCTCCAGCAACTATCCCTATCAGATGCTCCTCAAGATTACGACGAGATGCCGACATTGTTTGATACTATCGATGATAGGCAATCGTTTATCGGTTCCAAAGATCCATACGAGTCgag CCCCGAGTCGTCACCCAAGGACACCAAAGAATCGATTGAGCATATATCAGAGAATGAACTGAGGAATGCTGCGGCAGGGTTGAGCTTAACGAGCGTGAACTAA
- the LOC113343763 gene encoding LEAF RUST 10 DISEASE-RESISTANCE LOCUS RECEPTOR-LIKE PROTEIN KINASE-like 1.5, whose amino-acid sequence MPSLQSSFLLYKIINFQLFFINLITYLSFSSSSSCPPFISPPSFPLGYSHQSFQIHCSINNFSFPILHHQSNHLSISLNQSNYTSTHHSHCSNFSLNNSPFKFSHSSCFKLSVPRQCLPLRLPNCSRECPPFKLVIQIESNEIHHSYLGNCKICHAGNGICGFKSTDSTKSFVCLHQARSQISSPWIYRDNPNRIVILCTVAIVSCLVLVIVARMLVIRCKGMKSMVVGEDPTTVFLHRHCSIHLLPPVFSFQELESATNMFNSRRKIGDGGFGSVYLGELYDGRIVAVKVLHRNPSASMKSFCNEILILSSIDHPNLVKLHGYCSDPRGLLLVYDYVSNGTLADHLHGSKSLLKKGSLTWQVRVEVALQTAVALEYLHFKVEPAIVHRDITSSNIFVEKDMKIKVGDFGLSRLLIFSDTSSTSSSSSGFVCTGPQGTPGYLDPEYHHSFRLTEKSDVYSFGVILFELISGMKAVDLSRAKQEIALVDLVVGKIQVGLLHQVLDPVLIVEGEFTGAIDAIAELAFQCVAADKDDRPNTKEIVTELKRIKNHTHGCRNSNVVVPELSKV is encoded by the exons ATGCCATCTTTACAATCATCGTTTCTACTTTATAAAATCATTAATTTCCAACTTTTCTTCATCAATCTCATAACTTATCTTtctttttcatcctcttcttcatgTCCTCCATTTATTTCGCCACCTTCATTTCCACTTGGTTACAGTCACCAATCTTTTCAGATCCATTGCTCCATTAATAACTTCAGTTTCCCTATTCTTCACCATCAATCCAATCATCTTTCCATTTCTCTTAATCAATCCAATTATACCTCTACCCATCATAGTCATTGTTCTAATTTTTCTCTCAATAATTCACCATTTAAGTTTTCTCATTCTTCATGTTTTAAGCTCTCTGTTCCCAGACAATGTCTACCGCTAAGACTACCAAATTGTAGTCGGGAATGCCCTCCATTTAAGTTAGTTATCCAGATTGAATCGAATGAAATTCATCATTCTTACTTAGGCAACTGCAAAATTTGCCATGCTGGAAATGGAATTTGTGGGTTCAAGTCAACTGATTCTACTAAGTCTTTTGTTTGTCTTCATCAAGCCCGATCTCAAATTTCATCACCATGGATCTATAGAGATAATCCGAATCGAATCGTTATATTATGCACTGTCGCAATTGTTTCATGTTTAGTACTTGTTATTGTTGCTAGAATGTTGGTAATTCGGTGTAAAGGAATGAAATCAATGGTAGTTGGAGAAGATCCAACAACAGTGTTTCTTCATAGGCACTGTTCCATACATCTTCTTCCACCAGTTTTTAGTTTCCAGGAATTGGAATCGGCTACGAATATGTTCAACTCGAGGCGGAAAATCGGTGACGGAGGGTTTGGATCCGTTTATCTTGGAGAACTTTATGATGGCAGAATTGTGGCTGTAAAAGTGCTCCATAGAAATCCGTCAGCTTCAATGAAATCGTTTTGTAACGAAATTTTAATCCTTTCATCAATAGATCACCCGAATCTCGTCAAGCTTCATGGATATTGTAGTGATCCAAGAGGACTTCTTCTTGTTTATGACTATGTCTCTAACGGGACTTTAGCTGATCATCTCCATGGCTCCAAAAGCTTACTCAAAAAAGGATCTTTAACATGGCAG GTGCGAGTTGAAGTGGCGTTGCAAACAGCTGTGGCGCTCGAGTATTTACACTTTAAAGTGGAGCCAGCAATTGTTCATAGAGATATAACCTCatcaaacatttttgttgagaaagACATGAAAATAAAAGTTGGAGATTTTGGGCTCTCCAGACTTCTTATCTTTTCAGATACTTcgtcaacatcttcatcatcatccggATTTGTCTGTACAGGTCCTCAAGGGACTCCTGGTTACTTGGACCCCGAAtaccatcattcattcagatTAACAGAAAAGAGTGATGTTTATAGTTTTGGTGTGATTTTGTTTGAATTGATTTCTGGTATGAAAGCTGTGGATTTGAGCCGAGCGAAACAAGAGATTGCGTTGGTGGATTTGGTAGTGGGGAAAATTCAAGTAGGATTGCTGCATCAAGTCCTGGATCCTGTTTTGATAGTTGAAGGTGAATTTACTGGAGCTATTGATGCTATAGCTGAGTTAGCATTTCAATGTGTTGCTGCTGATAAAGATGATCGTCCCAATACTAAAGAAATTGTAACTGAACTGAAACGAATAAAGAATCATACTCATGGATGTCGTAACTCTAATGTGGTCGTCCCTGAGCTATCTAAAGTTTGA